A single Lolium perenne isolate Kyuss_39 chromosome 6, Kyuss_2.0, whole genome shotgun sequence DNA region contains:
- the LOC139832336 gene encoding uncharacterized protein, with amino-acid sequence MSREREASGVAATSASPSQRGDGADAGLERTAEAVEELYRLRDTFFPRDPAEKPAALRARADAALAVLDSLPPEQRKSPQQRAVCEFLRGKILVVFPEYNKEAEDHLSKAVKLNPSLVDAWLCLGNCILLQIRRTCIAGQQPFSSIEDCPVTSRHGSPHCCTLPDEPAEREDREKPSSAPTQAATALHCCTVTSRHGSPHCCTLPDEPAEREDREKPSSAPTQAATALHPRRKTPRGNGQRSRSRSKQNQSAGAPPRVEV; translated from the exons ATGAGCCGCGAGCGCGAGGCCAGCGGAGTGGCGGCGACCTCCGCCTCGCCCTCGCAGCGGGGGGACGGCGCCGACGCGGGGCTGGAGAGGACGGCCGAAGCGGTGGAGGAGCTGTACCGCCTCCGCGACACCTTCTTCCCCCGGGACCCCGCCGAGAAGCCCGCCGCGCTCCGCGCCCGCGCCGACGCCGCCCTCGCCGTACTAGACTCCCTCCCTCCCG AGCAAAGGAAATCGCCACAACAGCGCGCTGTTTGTGAGTTCTTGAGGGGGAAAATACTGGTCGTCTTCCCTGAGTATAACAAGGAGGCCGAAGATCATTTATCGAAAGCA GTAAAGCTGAATCCATCTCTTGTAGATGCATGGCTATGTTTGGGCAACTGCatcttacttcagataagacgaacatgcata GCCGGACAGCAGCCCTTCAGCAGCATCGAGGACTGCCCTGTCACCTCGCGGCATGGCTCACCCCACTGCTGCACGTTACCGGACGAGCCGGccgagcgggaagacagggagaAGCCGTCGTCAGCGCCCACGCAGGCCGCGACTGCGCTCCACTGCTGCACTGTCACCTCGCGGCATGGCTCACCCCACTGCTGCACGCTACCGGACGAGCCGGccgagcgggaagacagggagaAGCCGTCGTCAGCGCCCACGCAGGCCGCGACTGCGCTCCATCCACGCCGCAAGACTCCAAGGGGAAACGGACAACGGAGCCGATCGAGGAGCAAGCAAAATCAGAGCGCCGGGGCCCCGCCTCGTGTTGAAGTGTAG
- the LOC127308401 gene encoding F-box/FBD/LRR-repeat protein At1g13570: MDAAAAGQGELRTYADVEEFFNNMSSEGPSAQDRIDYIVPYIISLLPPPFIPAPDAADASDSEDEHFSLTSSSDDEGDAAGADWSAVFLPAQGDGQDHISRLSNDLLSNVISRLPTKEAARTMVLSSRWRCLWPATPLLVDDAHLRYPGESREIPGFHAVRAISRCVAAHPGPVRGVRITRTSFHQQEYALQRMVAGLAAKNVQDLVLFNRPWPLNMPLPDDILRCASLTRLYLGVWHFPDTAAHRPNLPNLQELGIFHTIIADRDIDALLARCRKLKILSFAMSYNSDSRLRVRSRSLCAVVEWRCSLEEILVDDAPCLERLLFDSIGERRLVKIVQAPRLEVLGFLDLQLHELQIGGIVIKAGMNVRARAMLPSLKIFAVKVRFLDQTEAKMLPTLLRCFPSLETLHVMSIPGSTDTVDRAGFWESLGSCDCLRSHLKTLVLHGFQNLNQELLFLNYILEKGKMLKTLCIVRSEIDDFLAEACHVVPEVGPTSGFILERGTPSGGSSGSDISVCPASRGWSFQNAIDFSVKDPFYASRHDVTWIACRTEDESLCF; this comes from the exons atggatgccgccgccgccggccaaggAGAACTCCGAACCTACGCCGATGTCGAGGAGTTCTTCAACAACATGTCGTCGGAGGGCCCGTCAGCGCAGGACCGCATCGATTACATCGTCCCCTACATCATCTCCCTCCTCCCTCCACCCTTCATCCCCGCCCCCGACGCCGCCGACGCCTCCGACTCCGAAGACGAGCACTTCTCTCTCAcctcctcctccgacgacgaAGGGGATGCCGCGGGCGCCGACTGGTCCGCTGTCTTTCTGCCGGCGCAGGGTGACGGCCAGGACCACATCAGCCGCCTCTCCAACGATCTGCTCTCCAACGTCATCTCCCGCCTCCCCACCAAGGAAGCCGCGCGCACCATGGTCCTCTCATCGCGCTGGCGCTGCCTGTGGCCGGCGACCCCACTCCTCGTCGACGACGCCCACCTCAGGTACCCCGGCGAGTCCCGCGAGATCCCCGGCTTCCACGCCGTGCGCGCCATCTCGCGCTGCGTGGCCGCTCACCCGGGCCCCGTCCGCGGCGTGCGCATCACCCGCACCTCCTTCCACCAGCAGGAGTACGCGCTCCAGCGCATGGTCGCCGGTCTCGCCGCCAAGAACGTCCAGGACCTCGTCCTCTTCAACCGCCCCTGGCCGCTCAACATGCCTCTCCCCGACGACATCCTCCGCTGCGCCTCCCTCACCCGCCTCTACCTCGGCGTCTGGCACTTCCCCGACACCGCCGCGCACCGCCCCAACCTCCCCAACCTCCAGGAGCTCGGCATCTTCCACACCATCATCGCCGACAGGGACATTGACGCCTTGCTCGCGCGCTGCCGCAAGCTCAAGATCCTCTCCTTCGCCATGTCCTACAACTCCGACTCGCGCCTCCGCGTCAGGTCCCGCAGCCTCTGCGCCGTGGTTGAATGGAGATGCAGCTTGGAAGAAATCCTCGTCGATGATGCCCCCTGCCTGGAGCGCCTGCTCTTCGACAGCATCGGCGAACGGAGGCTCGTCAAGATTGTCCAGGCGCCCAGGCTCGAGGTCCTCGGGTTCTTGGACCTCCAGCTCCACGAGCTCCAGATTGGCGGCATTGTCATCAAG GCTGGGATGAATGTGAGAGCTAGAGCCATGCTACCAAGTTTGAAGATATTTGCCGTCAAGGTGCGGTTTTTAGATCAGACGGAGGCCAAGATGCTGCCCACTCTGCTCAGATGCTTTCCTTCTCTCGAGACACTTCACGTCATG TCCATTCCTGGGTCAACTGATACCGTGGACCGTGCTGGGTTCTGGGAGTCCCTGGGCTCCTGTGACTGCCTCAGAAGTCACCTCAAGACCTTAGTCCTCCATGGATTCCAGAACCTTAACCAAGAACTGCTGTTCCTCAATTACATTTTGGAGAAGGGTAAGATGCTTAAGACCCTGTGCATTGTTCGCAGTGAGATTGATGACTTTTTAGCGGAGGCATGCCACGTGGTACCGGAGGTAGGCCCGACGTCAGGTTTCATTCTTGAGCGTGGCACGCCATCAGGTGGAAGCAGTGGCAGTGATATTTCTGTTTGCCCCGCCTCCCGCGGCTGGAGCTTTCAGAACGCCATTGACTTCTCAGTGAAGGATCCCTTCTATGCGTCGAGGCATGACGTGACCTGGATTGCTTGTCGTACTGAGGACGAGAGTTTGTGTTTCTGA